In the genome of Streptomyces sp. Q6, the window CTCGACCTGCGCCTCGTCGGATACGTCGCAGCCGACGGCAAGGGCCTTGCCACCGGCGGCGGTGATCTTCTCGACGGTGTCCTTGCAAGCGGCCTCGTCGAGGTCGATCACGGCGACGGCGCGGCCCTCTTCGGCCAGACGGATCGCGGTCGCGGCGCCGATGCCGCGCGCCGCTCCCGTGACGATCGCTACGCGCTGCTCAGTGGTGGACATGCTCTTCGGTCTCCTCGCCCTAGAGGTGCGGCCGCACCCCGGATGAGGTGAGCGACCGCTTAGTACCCTGTGCGGGTGACGCTAGAAGCCCTGGCACCCGGTGTCAACGTACCCACCGGGTGCCTCAGATCACTCGGCCGATCACTCGACGCGGGGTCAGCGCACCAGCAGGTCGAGCAGACGCTCCGCCTCGGCGGCCGGATCGGCGGTCAGACCGGTGTGCACGGGCCCCGGCTGCACCACGGTCGAGCGCGGCGCGACGAGCCACCTGTAACGCCGCCCGGCATCATCCGCACCGGCCTGACCTGCGGCTTCTCCCCCGGCACAGTGCCGCTCGACGGCGCCGAGCAGCGCGCGCACCCCGGCCACGTCGGCCTCGGGGTCGAGCGCGCGCAGCCGCGCCTCGTCGAGGTGGGTGAGCGCGGCGACGTAGGACCTGGCGCGGCAGTAGACGACCACGCCGGCATTCATCTGCTCGCCGCGCTCCACGCGCGGCACCACGCGCAGCAGCGCGTACTCGAAGACGTCGCGCTCGCTCATCGGCCCGCTCCCTGGATCCAGCCCGGCGCGCGCCGGTTCGGGGTCGCGTCGCGCTCCGGCAGCGTGACGCGCTCATGAATGGTGGCGGCGCGTTCGAGCAGCGTGTCGGCGTACGCGCGGCGCACCGCGTCCGGGTCGTCGAACCCGGGCTCGTCGACGAGCCACACGTCGGGCACGTCGGCGGCCGCCTCGGCGAGCAGCTCCGGGGTCACGCGCGGGGCGAGCTCGGCGGCAGCCGCGGCGATGTCGGGCCCGTACGGGGCGAGGGCGTGGTCGGTGGCGTCGTACGCCTTGCCCGCCCAGGCAGGGGCACCGCGCCAGTTGTGGTGCCAGATCATGGAGGCACCGTGGTCGATGAGCCACAGCTCGCCGTGCCAGACCAGCATGTTGGGGTTGCGCCAGGACCGGTCGACGTTGTTGATCAGCGCGTCGAACCAGACGATCCGGCCCGCCTCCAGCGGATCGACGGTGTACGCGAGCGGGTCGAAGCCGAGGGCGCGCGGCAGGAACCGCGTCCCGAGGTTGGTGCCGCCGCTCGCCTTGAGCAGTTCCTGGACCTCCGGGTCGGGTTCGCCGAGGCCGATGACCGGGTCGAGGTCGAGGGCGACGAGGTCCGGCACGCGCAACCCGAGGCGCCGGGCGAGCCGCCCGCAGATCACCTCGGCGACGAGCGTCTTGCGGCCCTGTCCGGCGCCGGTGAACTTCATGACGTACGAGGTGAGATCGTCGGCCTCGACCAGGCCGGGCAGCGATCCGCCCTCCCTCATTGGGGTGACATAACGGGTCGCCGTGACTTCGGTGAGCATGGGCCCAGGTTATGAGATCGCAGAGTTGTTGAACGTCACCGGATCACGGCACGTACGTAGAAGAAGCCCCCCACGGATCCAGGCACGGCCCATCGAAGGGAACGCACAGCATGACTGCTTCACAGGAGACCGCACCGCTCGGCCCCACGCCGTCCCGGCGCAGCGTCGTCGCGGCGGTCGGCGCCGTCGGGATCGCCGCGGCGCTCACCGCGTGCGGCAGCGGATCGGACGACGACACGTCGACGCCCGCGGGCGACGCTTCGTCGGGCGGCGGCGAGAAGGGACAGGAGCTCGCCAAGACCGCGGACATCCCGGAGGGCGGCGGAAAGATCTTCGCCGACGCGGGGGTCGTGGTCACGCAGCCGACGAAGGGGCAGTTCAAGGGCTTCACCAACATCTGCACGCACAAGCAGTGCCCGGTGACCAAGGTCGAGGACGGCACCATCAACTGCCCCTGTCACGGCAGCAAGTTCTCGATCGAGGACGGCAGCGTGAAGCACGGGCCGGCCACCCAGGGACTGGGCGAGAAGAAGATCACGACGAGCGGCGACTCGATCAGCCTCGCCTAGCCGCCGTCCGACGCGGCCGCTTCCACGCGGCCAGGACGTCCTGCGTCGTCGTGATCGTGGCGACCAGGGCGAGCGTGTTGCGGATCATCGCCGGGGTGTAGTCGGAGGGCACCCCGGCGATCGCGTCCCGCGGGACGGCGACGGTGTACCCCAGGTTCACGGCGTCGAACACCGCGTTCGGGATGGCCACGTTGGCGGAGACGCCGGTGACGAGCAGCGTGCGGCACCCGAGGTTGCGCAGCAGCGGGTCGACGTCGGTGCCCGCGATCGGGGACAGTCCGTGCAACCGCCGCACGACGAGGTCCTCGTCCGCGACCTCGATCGGCGGCGCGATCCGGACCGCCTTCGATCCGGACAACTGCTGTACGGGGAGGCGCTCGGCGGCACGGAAGAGGCGGCCGTTGCGATTGGCACCGCGTCCGTCGGGGCGGCGTTCGGCGACGGCGTGCATCACCTGCACCCCGCTCTCGTGGGCGGCGGTGACGAGCCGGGCCACCTGGGCGAGGGCACCCGACGACCGCGCCTCCTTGGCGAGTTCGGGGAGCGCGCTGTCGGTGCCGACGACGCCCTGCTGGCACTCGACGGTCAGCAGCACCGTGCGCGCCGGGTCGAGCAGCTCGGCCAGTTCCTCGTGCGACGGCATGACTCCCCCTGGGTGTCCGCGACTTCGGGGTGCTGGACACTAGCCACCATTGCGCGCGGACGGAAGAGGCCGCATGCTGCCTTTCTGACGCATCGTCACATCACGTACGAGGGAGCGCACATGGCCGACAGCCAGCGCCGGGGCCGGAAGATCATGATGTCGCCGCAGGAGCTGGACGCGTTCCTGGCCGAGCAACGCACCTGCCGCGTCGCCACGGTGTCACCGGACGGCACGCCGCACGTCACGCCGCTGTGGTTCCTGTGGGACGGGGAGTCACTGTGGCTCTACTCCCTCACCCGCAGCCGCCGCCTGGCCGACCTGCGGGCCGACGGGCGGGTGGCGGTGGTGGTCGACGCGGGCGAGGAGTACGGGGAGCTGCGCGGTGTCGAGCTGACCGGGCGCGTGGAGTTCGTCGGGGAGTCCCCGCGCACGGGCGCGCCGTGCCCCGAACTCGACGGCCCCGAGAAGCAGTTCGCGCGGAAGAACTTCGGGATGTCCGAGATGGTGTACGACGGCCGGCACGCGTGGGCGCGGCTGACGCCGGACAAGATCGCGTCGTGGGACTTCAGGAAGCTCGCGGGGCTGTAGGTCGGCGTCGAGCCCCGAAAGCGGACCCGAGGAAGGTCTCAGGCGGGCCCCGCCACCCGCCCCAGGTCCGCCCCCACCTTCTGCAACGCCTCGACCGCGGCCCTGATCGACGGCCGCCGGTCGGCGTCCGCGCGCCAGACGACGTACACATGCCGCCGCACCTGCTGCCGGACGGGGACGGTCACCACACCTTCCGGCACCGGGTCGCGGCCGAGCAGCGGCGCCACGCACACGCCCAGTCCGGCCGCCACCAGGCCGAGTTGGGTGTGGGTCTCGGCGGCACGGTGGCCGACCTGCGGTTCGACGCCCTTGGCACGCAGGGTGAACAGCAGCCACTCGTGGCAGAACTCGCCCTCGCCCCAGGTGATCCACTCGTCGTCCGCGAAGTCCTCCAGGCCGACCTCGGCGCGACCCGCGAGCGGGTGGCCGACGGACATGGCGACGTCGGCGGGGTCGTCCATGATGCTCGCCTTGGCCAGGCCGTCGGGCAGCGGCATCGGCTTGTTGTACCAGTCCAGGACCACCGCCAGGTCGAGGTCGCCGCGCATCACCCCGGCGACGCCGGCCTCCGGCTCCAACTCCTGCGAGCGCACGCGCAGCTGGGGATGCGCGCGGCGCAGCGCGGCCAGCGCTTCGGGGAACAGTCCGCGCGCGGCCGTCGGGAACGCGGAGAGCCGCAGCTCCCCCACGACCTGCCCGCGCTGGGCCTCCAGGTCGGCCTGGGCCAGCTCGACCTGCGACAGGATCCGCGCGGAGTGCTCGGCGAGCAGCCGTCCCGCGTCGGTGAGCCGTACGCCGCGCCCGTGTTTGGCGAGCAGCTGCTGGCCCGCCTCGCGCTCCAGCTTGGACATCTGCTGCGAGACGGCGGACGTCGTGACGTGCAGCGCCTCGGCGGCGCCGCTGACCGATCCGTACCGGGCGAGCGCGTCGAGGACGCGCAGCCGCTCCAGATTCAACATGTAAGCGATACTAAGCGATACCGCACAAGAAATCTCGCTTGTGCTACGAGGAGGGCGGGCCGCACGCTGACCCCATGAGCACCGTCATCGCGCCCCGCGGCAGCACACCGACCCCCACCGACACCACGACCGGCACACTCCCCCGCCGCACGCTCGACTGGCGGCTGCGCTTCGGCGTGCTCGCCCTCATCTGGGGCTTCAGCTTTCTGCTCATCAAGGTGGGCACGGACGGCTACGCGCCGCTCCAGGTGACGTTCGGGCGGCTGCTGTTCGGCACGATGGTGGTCGCGGCGGCGATGGCCGTGAAGCGCGAGCGCCTCCCGCGCGGAGCCCGCACCTGGGGGCACCTGACGGTCGCGGCACTGCTGCTCAACGCCCTCCCGTTCTCGCTGTTCGCCTTCGCCGAGGAGTCGATCCCCTCGACGCTGGCCGGCATCTGCAACGCGACCTCCCCGCTGTGGGGCATGGCGCTCTCCCTGGTCGCCCTCTCGGAGGACCGGCCGACCCGGCGCAGGGTCGCGGGTCTGGGCCTCGGCTTCCTGGGTGTCCTGACGGTCCTGGGCGTCTGGCAGGGCTTCCACGGACTGGACGTGACGGGCACGGCGCTGGCTCTGCTCGCCTCGTTCTGCTACCCGGTCGGCTGGATCTACGTCCGGCGCACGCTGGCGGGCACCGGCAACGCGCACCTGTCGATGATCGGCGCCCAGCTCCTGCTCGCGACGGCCCAACTGGCCTTCGTCACACCGCTGTTCACGCCCTGGCCGCACCACTTCGCCGCCGTCCCGCTGCTGGCGATCGCCGCCCTGGGCACGCTCGGCACCGGCCTGGCGTTCCTCATCCAGTACGGACTGGTGGCCGAGGTCGGTCCGACGACGGCGCAGATGGTCACGTACTTCGTCCCGGTCATCGCGACCGGCGCGGGCGTCGCCGTGCTCGGTGAGTCGCTGAGCTGGTCGACACCGATCGGCGCGGTGATCATCCTGGCGGGCGCGGCGCTCACCCAGTCCCGGCCGCGCGCCCGCAGGACCTCGGGAACGGCACCTCAGGCGTAGTGCCGCACCGGCGCCGGGCCGGTGGCGGACGCGACGGCGTCGGCCACCGGCCCGATGTCGTCCATCCCCAGACGTGACACGGTGACGCGCACACCGGGCCCCGCGTTCATCCGGAACCGGGCCCCCGGCGCGACCGCCCACCCCGCGTGCAGCAGCCGCGCCACCGCGCCGGTCTCGTCCGGCACCGGGATCCACACGTTCATACCGCTGCGCCCGTGCGCCTCGACGCCCCGCTCGGCCAGCGCCGCGACAAGGGCGTCGCGCCGCTTCCCGTACGAGGCCGCGACCGCCGGGGCGTGCACGGCGCCGCTCGCCCACAGCCCGGCGACCGCCCGCTGCACGATGCGGCTGATCCAGCCGGGCCCGAGCCGCTGCCGGCCGCGCACCCGGTCGACGGTGTCGGCGTCGCCGGTGAGCACGGCGAGCCGCAGATCGGGCCCGTACGCCTTGGCCACGGAGCGCACGAACGCCCAGTGCCGCGTGACCCCGCCCAGCGGACACAGCGGCAGATCGACGATGCCGTGCCCGTGGTCGTCCTCGACGAGCAGGACGTCCGGGTGCGCGGCGAGGACCGTGCGCAGGGCCTTCGCCCGTGCCGCGCTCACCGCGGCGCCGGTCGGGTTCTGCGCCCGGTCGGTCACCACCAGCGCCCGCGCCCCTCGCGCAGCGCCCGCTCCACGTCGTCCGGCAGCGGCCCGTCGTCGTCCACGCCGACCGGCACGAGCCGCAGGCCGAGCGCGGGCACGAGGTCGAGCATGCTGCCCCACCCCGGGTCCTCGACGGCGACCGCGTCGCCCGCCTTGAGATGCACCGCGAGCACCCGCTCGATCGCGTCGAGCGATCCGGACGCCACGGCGACCGGCCCCGCGGGCACCCCGTCGGCGTCGAACCCGGCCCGCGCGCGGCGCACCAGCTCCGGCTCCAGGGAGTCGTGCCCGTACAGCACCGGCTCCCGGTCGGCGACGGTCGCGGCGGCCGTGAACGCCTCCACGAGCGAGGGCAGCAGCGCGATGTCGGGGTTCCCGTCGGACACGTCCCGTACGCCCGGCGGGACATCCACCCGGATGTGCTCGCGCGCCGTCGTCGCCGGTTTCGGACGGACGCGACTGCCGCGCCGCCCGGCCGTCTCGATGACCCCGCGCTCCCGCAGGGTCCGGTACGCGGCCGCGACAGTGTTGGGATTCACCCCCAGGCGCTCGGCCAACTCCCGCATCGGCGGCAGCAGTTGTCCCGGCTCCAGGCCACCGTCGGCCACCGCACGCTCGACGCTCGCGGAAATCTCTGCTGCGCGACGCCCATTGATCGGATACTCTCCTAGCACAAAGCAGAGTTTGCACTAATACAATGGAGTTCGCAACATGAGTGTCGCCCCGGAGCCGACGACCACCGCCGCCGAAGCCGCGCCGACGAGCGGCAGCACCTCGTACGCGCCCACCGAGCGCACGGTGCCGACCCGCTCCAAGGAACGCGCCGCGTACGACAAGGACCTGGTGCACGCGATACTCGACGAGGCGTACGTCTGCCATCTCGGGTTCGTGCGCGACGGCGCCCCGGTCGTGCTGCCGACGCTGTACGGGCGGGTGGGCGAGCGGCTCTACGTGCACGGCTCGACGGGCTCGCGGCCGCTGCGGATGGCCGGGCAGCGGGACCCGGGCCTCGCGGTCTGCCTCACGGTGACGCACGTGGACGGCCTGGTCCTCGCCCGGTCGGCGTTCCACCACTCCATCAACTACCGCTCCGTCGTGATCCACGGGACGGCGCACCAGGTCACCGACCCGCAGGAGAAGCGGCTCGCCCTGGACGCGCTGGTCGACCACGTGGTGCCGGGCCGGTCCGCCGACTCCCGGCCCGCCAACGCGAAGGAGCTCGCGGCGACGGCCGTGCTCAGCCTCGACCTCGCGGAGGTCTCGGCGAAGCTGCGCACCGGCGGCGTGAACGACGAGCCCGAGGACCTCGACCTGCCGCACTGGGCCGGTGTGGTCCCGCTCCAGCGCGGCCACGGCCCGCTGATCCCGGACGCCGACCTGGCCGACGGCATCGAGGTCCCCGCCTACCTGCGGAACCTGTGATGCTGATCCACCCCTGGGACGCCGCGCGCGACGCCGCCGAGTGGCAACAGTGGCTCGCCGCGCACGACTTCGGGCAGCTCGCGGTGAACGGCCTGCCGGGCGAGCCGCCCTTCGTCCAGCCCCTGCACTTCGCGTACGACCCGTCGGCGGGCGGCGGCCCCGGGGCGGATGCCGGGTCCGCTCCCAGGTCGGGGTCCGATCCCGGCTCCGGCTCCGGTCTCGGCGAGGTCGTCGCGCACCTGGCCCGCCCCAACCCGCTGTGGCCCGCGCTCGCCGCGAACCCCGAGGTCCTGCTCAGCGTCGTCGACGACTACGCGTTCGTGCCGGGCCCCTGGCAGGCGCCGCCCGGCATCCCTGCCGAGCACGGGACGCCGACCAGCGTCTACGCCGCGGTCCAACTCCGGTGCACCGCCCAGGTGGTGGACGACCCGGAGCTGAAGGCCGAGCTCCTGAACCGCCAGGTCCGCCACTTCCAGGAGCCGGGCGTCTCGGCCCAGGCCGCCCCCGGCGAAGCCCCGTACGGCCGCCTGCTCCCGGGCATCCGCGTCCTGCGCCTCCAGGTGACCGACGTACGGGCCAAGTTCAAGTACGCGGGCCACAAGCCGGACGAGGTCCAGGACCGCATCGCGCAGGGTCTCGCCGAGCGCGGTGACCCGCGCGACGCCGGCGCCCTGGCGATGCAGCGGCGGCGCCGGACCGCATAGCACCGGCCGTCACCCTCCCGGCTGCCCCACGACGCCCTGCCGTCCTTCGGAGGACGGCGGGGCGGGTGACGACGGCCGGCGGGTCAGCCGGTGGACCGGGCCTCCGCCACGGCGAGGCCCGCCACCGCGGCCAGCATCAGGAGCGTGCCCACCACGGTCGCCACCGTGAGCCGCTCGCCCAGCAGCGTGACGGCGATGGCGGCCGCGCCGACCGGTTCGAGCAGCATGATCACGGACACGGTGGCGGAGCGCACGACAGCCGCGCCCGCGAAGTACAGGGCGTAGGCGAGGGCGGTCGGCACGGACGTGACGTACACGAGCAGCGTCAGCGTCTCCAGGACCTGGTCCGTGTGGGCCACCAGCCCCTCCGCCGCTCCGAACGGCAACAGCGCGAGGGAGGCGACCGCGAACGTGCCCACGGTCGTGCCGAGTCGGTCGCCGGACCGCCCGTGACGCCCGAACCAGCGGGTGAGCAGGGTCATCACGGCGTATCCGGCCGCGGACACGGCGGCCCACGCGATCCCCACCGGCTCGACGGTCGCGCCTCCGCCGCCGAGGACGAGCACGGCGAGCCCGGCGAGCGCGCCGCCGACGGCGACCAGGCCGCCGGCACCGAGCCGCTCCCCATCAGGAACCGGGCGCCGACCGCGATGAGGACCGGTCCCGCGCCCAGCGTGACCACGGTGGCGACAGCGAGCCCGGTCGCGCCGACCGCGGCGAAGTAAGCGGTCTGGAACACGGCGAGCGCGAGCCCGAGCACGCTCAGCCGAACGGCCGCGCGCCCCCGGTTCCCCGTCCCGCGGTCCGGGGTGACCTGGGGTGCCGCGGTGAACGGACGCCGCAGAAGCCGCGCCACGAGAAGGAGCACGAGCCCGCCCGCGCACCGCCAGAACGACAGGGCGGCGGGCCCGAGGTCGCTCACGCGGAACACCAGCGAGGCGGCGGCGCCCGCGGTGCCCCAGGCGAGACCGGCGACGATCAGGTACGACAGGCCGCGCGCGACGGGCAGTTCGGGCGCGGCGGGAAGAGTGACAGCGGGCACGGCGGAGCCGGCCGAGACAGCATTCGACACGTGGTTCTCCACGGAGTGGGCCCCGCGCGGACGGCGGGGGCCGGGGACACGGACGGTCGTCGGCGGACAGCCGCGTCCCACCCGGGGAGATCGCACTCACTCCACCGGGGCACCGACGGCCCGCGGCGGGCCCCGGCGGGCCGGTCGTCAGAGGACGACCGGCACCCGTCCGGGTCCGCTCAGCGGACCGGCGGGGAAAGGATCAGCCGACACGCATGCATGATCGGCACCCTAGACCGCGCCGCCGGAACGCGACAACGCGGTTTCGGGCGAGGCATCGACCGGCCCGCCGGGCGGCTGCGCGGACTTCGACGTCTTCGACGACTGCGCGATGAACGCCCCGACCAGCACGACCGCTCCGCCGAACAACTGCGGCGCCGACAGGTGCTCCCCCAGCAGGACCCAGGCGAGCACGGTCGCGATGACCGCCTCCAGACAGGCCACGACCCCGGCCACCTGCGGCGACAGCTTCCGCACCGACACCACTCCGGTGATGTACGCGACGACCGTGGCGAGCAGGACGATCCAGCACAGCAGCAGCCAGGCCGGCACCGACGTGCCGTTCATCGAGGCGCTGCCCGCGAGCACCGACCACTCCATGCCCCAGGGCCGTGCGATGACGGTGAGCACGACGGCGCCGATCAGCAGCCCGTACGCGATGACGCCGAGCGGGTCCGGCACCTCGCCCCCACGGGACCCGGCGTCGCTGCCCTGGTCGGACAGGACGAAGTAGCCGACCTGGCAGCAGGCGGCGCCGAGCGCGAGCAGCAGTCCGAGCACGTCGAAGCTGAGCCCGGACCACACCTCGACCACGCAGGCGAGACCGCCGACGGCGAGGACGACCCCGAGCGCGGCGGCCCGCGTCACCGGCTTGCGCTGCACGAACCGGACCCAGCCGAGGACGAGCGCGGGCGCCAGGTACTCGATGAGCAGGGCGACGCCGACGGGGATGCGGGAGATCGCCGCGAAGTAGCAGGCCTGCACACCGGCGACGGCGAGCAGTCCGAACCCGGCGAGCAGCAGCGGCCTGCGGCGCACCAGGGCGCGGTGCCGCCAGGCGACGGGCAGCATGACGAGCGCGGCGCCCGCGACCCGCAGCCACACCACGTAGAGGGAGTCGAGCCCCGCTTCGATCAGCGGTTTCGCGGCCACCCCCGAACCGCCGAAGGCGAGGGCGGAGACCAGGGCGAGCCCCAGTCCGAAGCCGCGACCGCCGGTTTCCTGATTCTCCTGAGACCCCTTTGACCCCTGCACCGGCACATCATGACAGGGCGAGTCAGGAGCGTCACCCCCGATGACCCCTGTCTCACCAGATGGAACCGCATCCGTCGTGGGACGGGTCGAGCCGCTGCCGCAATTGCCCCACATCGACCCCGGCCCGGCCGAGCACCTCGACGGCCCGGCACTCCACGTCGTCCGCGAGCGCCGCCAGCACGTCCACGCCGCGGGCAGGCCCGTCGCCGCGGAGCACGGCCCGCTCGGCGCCCGCCTCCATCGCCGCGGCGGCGACGGGCGACCAGCCCGGGGCGCCCCGCACGACGGGAACGGCGCCGGAGTCCTCGACAGCGCCCTGCCACTGCAACCCGTAGCCGATGCTGCGCTGCACGAGATAGCCGAGCAGCTTGGCGACCTGCCCGCCGTCGGCGAAGGCGTCGCGCACCTCGGGATCGGTCTCCAGGAGGGAGTGCAGCAGGTGGGCGGTGTCGATCTGCCGGTCCCCGTCGCGCACCGCTCGGCGCCGGGCCCCCGCGACCACCAGCGCCAGCTCGTCGGTCAGCGGCACGCCGAGTGGCTCTTCTTCGCGGGTACGGCCGTGCGCGGACGCGTCCGACGGGGTAGGGCTTTGCACGTACCCCACCTCATCAGGTCGGATCCACCCGAACATCCCCGCGGGGAAGCATCTTCGCGTCCGACACAGGGTGGGCACGGGTGGACGGTTCCTCCTCCTTACGGATGAGATCACGCCGATCTTCCCCGGTGGGCGCGCGCCGACTTGTCCTGCGCCCCGCACGCAACCGCGACCCCCGCACCGATCGTCCGTCACAGACATGGAGAGCAGGTGCTGGCTCGTGGCCCTGCCCGCGATCGACGGCCGGTGTTACGTGTACCGCGTGTACGCCCCGGACGACGCGTTGCCCGCCGACCTGTTCTGGGAGGCCTGGCACTGCCACGACGAGGGGCCGTACCCGCGCGCGTACGACCTCTTCGACGCCGCGGAGATCGAGCGCGTGGGCTGAGGCCGGGCACCCGCCATTCCTGACGGTTCATCAGTATTGAATGTTCGAGGTTCTACGGCTACGTTCCGCGACGAAGTGACACCGGGCTTTCGATACAGGTCCCGACACGGGTCTCGATACGGGTCTCGACACGGCTCTCGACACAAAGGGGTGGCCGCATGGCCGAAGTCAGCGCGGAAGCACGCATCGACGCGCCCACCGAGAAGGTCTGGGCGACGCTCACCGACTTCTCCCGGTACGGGGAGTGGAACGCCACCCACACGAACTTCCCCCAGGGCGCCCCGACCTCGCTCGAAGCCGGCGGCCGGTTCGAGGAGAACATGAAGCTGATGGGCTTTCCGGCCGAGGTCACCTGGACCGTCGAGGACCTGGAAGCCGCCCGCACCCTCGCGATCAGGGGCAAGGGCCCGATGGGTGTGAACGTCGGCACCCGCTACACACTCACACCGGACGGCGAGGCCACGACGGTCCGCATCGACGGCGAGTTCACCGGCGCGGCGGTCTCCCTGATGGCGGGCAAGCTCAAGGACTCGGCGACAGCGGCGCTCAACGAGTCACTGCGCAAACTGAACGGCCTGGTCACCTGACCCACCGCGCGGAGCGACCCACCGCCGTACGCACACGAAGAGGCGCCCCGCACCTGTCGTGCGGGGCGCCTCTTCCGCGCTCTGTGACCTGGTCGAGCCCCCACGGGCTCAGTCCTCGTCGGCGAGGATCAGGTACAGCTTCTTGCGCGCGTCGGTGATGACGGAGAGCGCCTTCTCGCGCTGCTCCTTGCTCCCGGTCTTCCAGACCTGCCCGAACGCCTCCATCAGACCGAAGCCGGCCTGCCGGATCTCGTTCATGGCGTCCCAGTCGACGCCGCGCCCGGCCTCCTCCCAAGGAGCCTCGGGCCCCTCTTCGGCGGCGGTGCGCCCGGCGTCGGTGAGCGAGAAGAGCTTCTTGCCGCCCTCGCTGGCACTGACGATCAGGCCCTCGTCCTCGAGCAGCTGGAGCGTCGGGTAGACCGAGCCGGGGCTCGGCTTCCACGCGCCGCTGCTGCGCTCGGCGATCTCCTGGATCATTTCGTAGCCGTGCATCGAGCGGTCCTTCAGCAGGGCCAGGATCGAGGCACGCACGTCACCGC includes:
- a CDS encoding PadR family transcriptional regulator; the encoded protein is MRTHGYDHGHGHGHHGPGPEGRRAAFGPFGPGGFGPGGGPWGGRGRGGGGPRGRARRGDVRASILALLKDRSMHGYEMIQEIAERSSGAWKPSPGSVYPTLQLLEDEGLIVSASEGGKKLFSLTDAGRTAAEEGPEAPWEEAGRGVDWDAMNEIRQAGFGLMEAFGQVWKTGSKEQREKALSVITDARKKLYLILADED